A stretch of the Sphingobacterium thalpophilum genome encodes the following:
- a CDS encoding PG1828 family lipoprotein has product MKNALKFGFLGLALTVAFASCNNTEKKAEGANDSVANTLDSAANTLDSAKTTLDSAANKVDSAANKVDSAATK; this is encoded by the coding sequence ATGAAAAACGCATTAAAATTCGGTTTCTTAGGTTTAGCTTTAACTGTAGCTTTCGCATCTTGTAACAATACAGAGAAAAAAGCTGAAGGTGCTAATGATTCAGTTGCTAACACATTGGATTCAGCTGCAAACACTTTAGATTCAGCTAAAACTACTCTTGATTCAGCTGCTAACAAAGTTGACTCTGCTGCAAACAAAGTTGATTCAGCTGCTACAAAATAA